tatttacataaaCGTAAAAAAACGTTTAAGTCAGAGGCCTAGCCTTTTCTACTTCGGCGAAAATGCAAGGTTACGCACTGCGGAGGGCTCATATACTTGAGGTGTCATAACTTAATTTTCCTGGACATCTGTCATTCAGATTTTGCTTTATCAGAGGTGATCATGGTGTTACGGCGTGTGTAGAACAGGAGGGCTGGTAGAGCGGGTTCTATCATCTGCTTGCTTGATCTTCTCAGCCCCGCcttcctttatttttttcaggCTCGCGGAATCCACGGCGAACACTCCGTGTCAACAGGAGAGGATGCTGGGGTTTATGATATCAGTAACCGCCGTCGTTTGGGTCTGTCAGAGGTACAATGCGTCCAGGACATGTACAATGGAGTCAAGAAACTTTTGGAGATAGAAAAGGAAGCACTCGCCAAATAAAAGACTTTAAGTCGAAAACTCTTCCTAGAATATATTCTAGAATTTACAGGACTATCGATCTTattgtattcttgttttaggGGAGTGTGACATATAGATTAAGTCTTTTGATCAATAGAATTTAGCCTGAGGGTTAGGCTAATCCTGCTAAAAGAAAGTGGGAACAGAGTGTGTTTCAAACTACAATTATCttaacaaagcaaaaaaaacctTTACTTGGTCTCGCTTTATCTTTTTCGGAATGGTTAATGAGATTGTATTTTCCTATTGATCATGGGAGAAGATTCCGTATGAGGTTTTGCGACAAACTTATAATCTATTTTATCGTATAATTCGCGGTTGGTGTGAGCTTGCTGAACAAGCAATGTGGTTTGTGCAACTAATAAAACAAAGCTTAGACTAAAAAATCTATGTGCTTCAAGCTTTTATGTGATTCCAGTAAGCATGAATAGTTAACTGTGCTTTAATCGGTTTGAAGTGACTATCGCAAGTCAAAGACCAAATGGGCTGCGAGTAAAGTATTTCCCTAgggtttcagaaaaaaaatcgacGTATGAGATTAAAGATGCTTTGGTTGTGCCAAAAATGGGGCGAGAACTTAACTTTCGCTCCATTTCTCCTGACCAACACCTCGAATATCATTTCTTGGTTTGCCTTTTGCTTTGGCAACCCACTTCTCCCAGAAACGCTTGCCGCACAAGTTAACAACGAAACGAATGAAATTTCACCTGTATAGCTCATTTGGCAATGCATAgctttaatttttgaaaatgattcAGTTTGCACGTTTTGATACTGTACAAAGGGAAGTATTCAAGTTCTTTCCAGTCAGCTAAAACATCCTTCTAGCCAAATAGGAACACACTATCTGTCTACTTCGTGACCACATCTGGTGCAGCGACCACGCCAACCTCGCACCAGACTTCTCCCGAAGGTGTTGAGAAACTAGGTTTCCTGCAATGTTTTTCAATGATTTGATATTTCTTCTGAGTGCTACATTTCCAAATGTAACGGCTTCCTGTGGTAGTTGAGTGTACAGCCATGGATAGGCAAACAGTTTCGTCAGCTTTGCAAGGTTTGACAGTGGCGCGAGCGAGGCAGTCTTCGTCACTGACTTTACTGAAACATTTGGGGCATTGCAGATTTTCTCCTAACAAATTAAAGAATGAAACCGAGGCATGTAAGTTTGGCCTGACCATACGGAAAGAATTGCCGGATCATAGGCAATTAGTGTGGTGGGATAAGGTGTGCCAGTCCATAGAGCGCGAGATCACGCTTTCAACTCTTGATCGAGATCAGCATCAATGTCTTAACGAATAGAATAGTGATGTTGataaaaattgacaaaaaatgTGACAGTGAGTGAGTGATTAGGAGAGACAGAAAGAGGgtcgtggggggggggggggtggggagagagagagggagaaaTAGAGGGTGGGGTGGAGGAAAGAGacagaagtgatttttttgtatTAACATATGCAAATGATAGGCCTCGCCTAACAGCACCTATCTAGTGTTGGACGTTGAAGAACCTTAACCCTCTTCGGAAAGTCCAGAAGACAAACCTTCTGTTGTGTTGGTTTATAACCCATTCTATCGTGAGACACGTATAAATTTTACTACACGATTGCGAACAGCACAAAAAGTGTTGTTTTAA
The genomic region above belongs to Montipora capricornis isolate CH-2021 chromosome 8, ASM3666992v2, whole genome shotgun sequence and contains:
- the LOC138059797 gene encoding uncharacterized protein, giving the protein MNISFDHELSKGDSKMTTMKTSTVLVIIFVFACKGENLQCPKCFSKVSDEDCLARATVKPCKADETVCLSMAVHSTTTGSRYIWKCSTQKKYQIIEKHCRKPSFSTPSGEVWCEVGVVAAPDVVTK